Proteins from a genomic interval of Nitrospirota bacterium:
- a CDS encoding cytochrome c family protein, whose product MARFRKLIVLPVITALAISAMPPSVSHGENRYVGSDACNDCHPTEYKNFITYAKKSKSFLGIQKMKKDLTEKEMKNCYSCHTTGYGKPGGFESPEKTPHLKGAGCEVCHGPGGIHVKSMSRRDIKTRIGIKDCEVCHIAERVSAFRYKPMVHGGAH is encoded by the coding sequence ATGGCAAGATTTAGGAAGCTCATAGTGTTACCTGTTATCACTGCCTTGGCAATATCGGCAATGCCCCCATCTGTAAGCCACGGTGAAAACAGATATGTTGGCAGTGATGCCTGCAATGACTGCCACCCCACGGAATATAAAAACTTTATTACCTATGCCAAAAAAAGTAAATCCTTTCTGGGTATACAGAAAATGAAAAAGGACCTGACCGAAAAAGAAATGAAAAATTGCTACTCCTGCCATACTACTGGATATGGAAAGCCAGGCGGTTTTGAAAGCCCTGAAAAGACCCCACATTTAAAGGGTGCAGGTTGTGAGGTCTGTCATGGACCAGGCGGAATACATGTAAAATCAATGAGCAGGCGTGATATAAAAACCCGTATAGGAATAAAAGACTGTGAAGTCTGCCATATCGCAGAAAGGGTAAGTGCCTTCAGATATAAACCTATGGTTCATGGGGGAGCGCATTAA